The Lolium rigidum isolate FL_2022 chromosome 1, APGP_CSIRO_Lrig_0.1, whole genome shotgun sequence region AAGAGAGAGGAGCAGCCATGATGGCAGGGGTAAAGGCTGGAGCGggtgaggaggaggtggtggagtcaGTAGCAATGGTCGCGGCGGGCTTGTTGGTGAAGTAATCGGAAGGGGGAAGAGGCGGCGGCGTGGGAGGCCCAACCATGCCCTAGTATctaatctgataccatgtagaatttCACAATTGGTTGATTGATTTGACAAAGTTACAAGTCATATATATAGAGGCCCAACCGGCCAGCTAACCCTACCCTAACTTGTATTACAAGCAATATCAATAAACTAACAGATAGCACCAAATACATAAGCATGGCAGTATTTCACTCTTACGAGGCTTGATATTTAGTACTTTGCAGCCAATAAAATCTATCAGTATTTGCACACTCTCACTACTTTGCGTTGGACATAAGCTAAGTCTATTATGAGATGTGCTAAGCATACAATTGGTATTGGATTACCACTGATGAGGTCCAAATCTACACTAGATATTGCCCTTTCAGATGTTGGTTGGGCTTGATATGCAGATGACAGCCGATCAAATTGTGGCTTTGCAGTCTTCCTTTGGACCGAATATCATCTCTTGGAGTGCTAAGAAGAAAGTTACAGTTTCAAGGTCCAGCGTCGAAGAAAAATACAAGTATGTAGAAAATGTCACACCTAAAGTGATTTGGATAGATATAGTTATTTTTTTGAAGAACTTGGAGTTAAGATGACTCAGGCACAGTGACTTGCGTTCCCGAAAAATTCAATTCTATCCAACAGAAATCACTGAAATTCAGCAATTTCGAGGCTGAATTTGTCTGAAATCGAAATTTAAAACCACGAGCTCGACCTGACTACATTAACCAAATCCTCCATATACAATGTCTAGGATATTCTGAACATGATATGCGTGCTGTTAGGACAAGTGTATGGTTAATCAGTTCACTGTAATTTGTACTCAGTGGTAATTCTAATCAATATGTTAGATGCCCGTATCAGTCACTCTACCGACAGTGTCAATGTCCAAACGATGTATTCAGAGTTTCAGACACGGAGAAAATATATACGTTATATATTGTCACTCAAAACTCATTGCCAGGAAAACAAATCCATGGAATTTACACTCGAATTTTTACACCAGTGCTATTTGGCTATGCCTGACGTATCCGCCTACCTCGCCATGGAAAAAGCCTAAACAGGCGGTAGCCGCGCCGCGACGTCCACTGTCGGGTCAGTGTCGGAGCGGCAGATCGGGCACGTCGAGTGCGCGTCCAGCCACGGATCGATGCACTCGACGTGGAACAGGTGCAGGCACGCCGGCAGCAGCCGCACCGACTCGCCGTCCTGGAAGGCGCCGAGGCACACCGAgcacgtcgccgcctcctccccggTGCCCGCCACGTTGTGCTTCGCCGACTGGCTGTACGTGAACGCCGGGAGACGGGCAGTCGGCGTCGGGGCAAGGGTGCTGGCCCTTCGGACCAGCCGCCGCCGCTCGGTGCGAGCGCGCGGCTCAGCCTGTAGCGGCAGCGGAGCGGCGGGGATGGCGGCCCAGGCCGCGGCCCTTGCTCGAGTGCGAGCGagagcgcggcttcggcggcgccaCTTGCAGAGGCTGTAAACTACAGCGACGAGAAGTAACAAGGcgaggaagccgatgacgaggcCAGCGGCGACCCTGCCTTGAGACGAGGACTCATCATCTTCCGACgtggacgacggcggcggcagcgaacTAGGAGCGGATGAATATTCCGGGGGCCACGCCGACGTCGGCGGTGCACGGTCGAGGAAGAACTGAGCCATTGGTGCAGAGCTGAGCTGCTTACTAGCTAGTGTTGTGCTGTTGTTGGCTGCATGAACAAACTATACCCGGACTGTCTACGTTGGAGCCAGTTGCCGCGACATTGCCGTATGCGCGTCCGAGGAAGGTGAAATCGTGAAATCATTGACTTAACTGATACGCAGGCCTGCTGAACCGATACGGTCCATTTGTTTAGTGTGCCGCCGCCGGCGATAGGGTAACGCCATCAAGGTCCTTCATGGGAATGTGATGTGGAAACCAACTATAAAGATCAGCAGGTGGGATTAAAGAATCCCTGCATCTAACTTGTTTCACTTGATTGGTAGTGAAATAGCTTCTGTGGAACATTTGTTGTTCTTGGATCATACTGACAAAACGAGGAGATGCGACAACTAGAATCTGCCAAATCAAGGCCACAACCGTCTTCAGCAGTTGACGTAAACAATTAGCAGATGAAAGATGAAGGCACCGTGGCAGCGGATGTGACAAATCTGAATGTCAATGATGCTCTGGCTCCTACTGCTGTGACAAATGAGCAAgttaacaagactgcaaaggctTTTAAGACAAAGATGTATGGGTCTGGGAAGTATAAACTGAAAAGCGGAAAGAATATAGCATCCACAACCAGGGCCGAGGGCCAGTTAGCTCAGGAGGCACGATGAACTAATAGAGAGACAGGAGGCTTGGTTGTTCCAAACATTCTTGATTGTCTCCGTGCAGATGGCAGCCACTATGAGGAGCTGCGCGGTAGTGCTGTTCAGACAGCCTCCGCTTttctgaaaaagaagaagagggtGATGGGGAAGCGTCAGGCTCCAGAAGACACAAGCACTGAGGAAGGGAGTCAGAGTTTTGTGATTCGCTTCAGGGGAGATGGTGAGAAGAAATACAGAGGCTTGAAAGTTATCAGCCAGGAGGTGCAGCAGGATGGTGATGGTGTTGAGGAGGACATGGAGGCTACCAGCTAGGGAGGTGCTGGTCAAAGGACCGCACCTGTCAGGAGCCATGATCACCATGGGATGGAACTGCCGGACGGCAGTTCAGGAGCTCGAACGCCTCCTGCACACTCACCGCCCTCAACTCGTCTTCTTATCTGAAACACGACAAAGGAAAGATGTCTTGGAGAGCTTTCGCTGGAGGTAAGGTTTAAAGCATGTCGTCTCGTTTCATGAGGAAGGGAAGCGGGATGTCTAGCCCTCTTCTAGCATGAGAATGTGGAAGTCAAGTTGTTTAAAATAAATAGTAGAATTATTGATGTAATCATACATGATATAAAAAGGGAATAAAATGGAGTTGCACGTTTGTTTATGGTGAGCCTAGAACCCACATGAGATATCTAATGTGGGACATGTTAAAAAGAATAAAACCTTTGACGAATTTACCTTATGATGGGTGATTTTAATGAAGCTATGTAGCAAAGtgaaaaaattcaaataaaaaaagaaatgaaaaacaaATGATGGATTTTAGAGAAACTATGTCCTACTATGATCTCCATGATCTTGGCTTTTATGGCACACCTTGGACGATAAACGTCAAGGCGAAGAAAATGTGAAAGTTCGGTTGGATCGAGTGGTGGCCTCACCGCATGGTCTAACATCTATCCTCAAATAAATGTAAGTCATCTAACTAGTTCCCGTTCAGACCATTGCCCCATTTTGCTTAAGTTGTTTCAGGATAATGCTTCTTCCCGGCCCAATCATTCTCTAAGATATGAAGCTTGTTGGGAGAGTGAAGGATCACTTGATGAAGAGATTAAATTGGCTTCGGAAAATCACTCAAAACCGAAAGATCTAGGTCATGGTGCTGCAAATCTTTCAGGGGTAATGGATTGCTTGCAATCCTGAAGCAAAAAAAAGGTAGGCTCTGTGACTAAAAAATGGTTGAAAAGCTGAGAAAGAAGCTAGAATCTATCAATAGGAGAAATCTAGATcatgagaaagaaagaaaaagagtgtGGAGAGAGAATTGGAATCTTCTAGAACAAGAGAAGACTTACTAGAAACAACCTTCAAGAATTAACTGGTTGAAGGAAGGTTATAAGAACAcacaaaaatatcaaaaaaagctACCTGGAGAGCGAGGAAGAACAAGATTGAAAAGTTGCAAAAATTGAATTGAGCCATGACATAACACAAAGAGGAGATGGAGTCgatgacaaaatctttcttcaaaGATTTGTACACGGCGGACCAGGAGGTACAAGCAGAAATCATCCTGGACAATGTGATGCCCCACATCTCATATGGCATGAATCATAATTTATGTATGGAGTTTTCTGAGGAGGAGATTGGCAATGCGCTGTTTCAAATTGGCCTGTTAAAGGCACCCGAAAAGATGGTTTCCCCGCTAGATTATTCCAGCGCCACTCGGGTGTCTACAAAGAGGATATAACAACTTCAGTAAAGGAATTTTTTCACACCGGTAATTTTCCCGAAGGTATAAATGACATAATAATTGTTCTTATT contains the following coding sequences:
- the LOC124657846 gene encoding RING-H2 finger protein ATL39-like; the encoded protein is MAQFFLDRAPPTSAWPPEYSSAPSSLPPPSSTSEDDESSSQGRVAAGLVIGFLALLLLVAVVYSLCKWRRRSRALARTRARAAAWAAIPAAPLPLQAEPRARTERRRLVRRASTLAPTPTARLPAFTYSQSAKHNVAGTGEEAATCSVCLGAFQDGESVRLLPACLHLFHVECIDPWLDAHSTCPICRSDTDPTVDVAARLPPV